The sequence below is a genomic window from Clostridium sp. BJN0001.
CTACCTTCTTCTAAATGCACCTTTGCGTCTTCAAAATAAAAAAATATGTGAAATTATAAAAAGTGAACCTTCAATATCTGAAGTTTTAAAAAAAGGTGCATCATGTGATATATCTCTTATAGGAATTGGTGAAATAAGCCCTTCATCAACATCTTATATATGTGGTGCTTTTAATGAATGTGATATAAAAAACTTAAAAAAACATAATGCAGTATCTTCAGTCTGTACATCATATATTTCAGATACAGGTGAAATAATTAAAAACGATTTAAGTGAATGCTCTATAGGAATTTCTTTAGATAAGCTTTCAAAAAGTACAACTATTGCAGTATCTACAAATTTGGAAAAATTAAATTCAATAAAAGCAGCTCTTAAAAGCGGTTATATTGATGTATTTATGACAAGCCTTGATATTGCAGAAAAACTTATAAAATAACCATAAAAATTTACAAATTTCTTTCTTTAATATATAATTAAGAAAATCAAAGATATATAACGAGAGGATGTTAAATAATGATACAAATGATCATCATTGTTCTAATTTTTGCAGTCTATTTTTATTTTGATAATAAATATAAATATACTGATAAAATTTGTTCATTTCTAAAAATAAACACAGAAAAAAAAGCTTTTGCGCTACTTATTTTCACACTTTTTTCATTTATGTTAATAACTATGTTAAATATTTTCTTTAATATTCCGTCTACAATATACTGCCTTGTTTCTGGTCTTATTTCCGGTTTTGGTATAGGAGTTTTAACTAATATTTCACACAGATAATTTATAGTAACTTTATATATTTTATGTTAAAAGTCTAATTTTTTACTTTTTTTGTAGTATAATATAATTATTAGTCGAGTAAATTAAATTTAATATCGATTATCAAAATTTATTTCTATAATTAAAGGGGAGAGAAATAATGATAAATAAAATTTCTGATAATAAGCTAATGGAATCATTTGAAACAATAATGCCTTATTTTAAGTACTATTTAGGTGAAAATATCGGTTTTTCTATTGCAAACACCGAAAGCTTTCTTCTAGTTAAAGTTAACGGTAATATCGACATTAATTTAAAGACAGGAGATAAAATTCCGCCTGACTCTGCAGCAGATAAATGTATAAAAGGAAAAAAAGTTATACATACAGTGCTTCCTGAATCCGTATTTGGTATTCCACTTGAAACAATTGCAGTACCAGTTTTAGAAAATGGAGATGCACAAGGTGCTATAGTTCTATTTATGAATGTTGATAAAACTAATAAGAAACAAAAAATAACTGAGCTTTCAAATAATTTGTCAACATCACTTGAACAGATAAGTTCAAACGCTGTTGATATGGCAGATGACTTTAAAAAAATAAATAATACTAATGAAAGTATTGGAAGTTTCATTGAAGATACAAAAAATAGTTCTAAAAAGACTGATGAAGTTTTAGCATTTATTCAAGGAATTGCAAAACAAACAAATTTACTTGGTCTTAATGCTGCAATAGAATCTGCAAGAGCTGGAGAATATGGAAAAGGATTCAGCGTAGTATCATCTGAAATTAGAAATCTTTCAAATTCAACAAAAGAATCAATAAATCAGATTGACGAAATATTAAACACTATTCAAAAATCTATAACTGAAATTTACGAAAGATTTGAAAATTCTAATGATTTATTAAAGAATCAAACATCTCATCTTGATGAAATTACTGCAACTATACAAAAGCTTACAGATAATGCTGAAATTTTAAAGAAATTCGCAGATGAATTATAAAATATAAATAAAAATATGCTGTATCAAATTCATTTTGATACAGCATATTTTTATATTTACATTGGAATTATATTTGATAATAAAATAATTATAGGAAGTGAGATTATTGTTCTTTCTATAAAAATTAAAAATAATTTTTTTATGTTAATATCAACACCTGATTTTAATATTATACTTCCAACCTCAGTCAAATAAATTATCTGTATTAGAGATAAAACTCCTATTATAAACCTTGTTTTAACTTCTACATCATGTCCAATTATAAGAGCAGGAATAAACATATCAATAAATCCTACAAGTGTTGCTGGTGCAACTTTAAATGCATCTTGAACATTAAACAAATTTAAAAATAATCCCATAGGATATGATATTATCTGCATTATATTAGTTTTATTAGCTATAAGAAGTCCTATAGTTCCCCATGATATTACAATTGGTATAAGATCTATCATTATATCAAATGCATTTTCAATACCATCTCTAATCATAAATCTAAACTTAAACTTCTCTGCTCTTTTACATGCTGATTTTACTGCATATGATAACTTTCCTTCACCTTCTGGAATATTCTCAGCTTCAAAGCCATTTACATCTTTAAGTATGTATTATCAATTGAACTTAATGGAGGTACTCTTACCCCAATTACAGCAAGAAATATTCCAAGAAGCGTAATACACAAATAAAATACAGGAAAAATATGAGTTAAATCTAATGCACTTGCTACAACCATACAAAAAGGAATAGAAACAAGAGAAAAGT
It includes:
- a CDS encoding methyl-accepting chemotaxis protein encodes the protein MINKISDNKLMESFETIMPYFKYYLGENIGFSIANTESFLLVKVNGNIDINLKTGDKIPPDSAADKCIKGKKVIHTVLPESVFGIPLETIAVPVLENGDAQGAIVLFMNVDKTNKKQKITELSNNLSTSLEQISSNAVDMADDFKKINNTNESIGSFIEDTKNSSKKTDEVLAFIQGIAKQTNLLGLNAAIESARAGEYGKGFSVVSSEIRNLSNSTKESINQIDEILNTIQKSITEIYERFENSNDLLKNQTSHLDEITATIQKLTDNAEILKKFADEL